The proteins below come from a single Aegilops tauschii subsp. strangulata cultivar AL8/78 chromosome 6, Aet v6.0, whole genome shotgun sequence genomic window:
- the LOC141025692 gene encoding uncharacterized protein codes for MERTTSAEDLTQQLPDDLLANVFRRLRTTSPSLAASRCVCKAWRAIIDGRRLLKDLPSYSLTGIFFHLNGEPLPRYFSPASSSVNIDPLDYVDTGSDAIKCLAITQHCNGLLLLNDGDCKESWVLNPATRQWTHLPTPPPMCTPGMEDVDHVDRYMDFHDRYLVFDPAVSPHYEVFLSKYVPFIPLSDINKLVDPRIQEREWPPSIFVLLVFSSRTTRWEERSFVREGEAAGTIRNMLHVPPSNHWYAAYWQGSLYYRQHGVFMRVNLSNHNYQVIKPPKGSQKYLFGHYLGKSKNGVYCALDHGPKLRIWYLVETGDQIKWVLKCSINDSSYHKTLLGFHPNKETVFVFQRPSKRVMAYHFNSSKTEDLGPLTADRVWLSFPYTLCLMGELSSNKQ; via the exons ATGGAGAGGACGACGTCGGCGGAGGATCTGACGCAGCAACTACCCGACGACCTGCTCGCCAATGTCTTCCGCCGCCTCCGGACTACGTCGCCCAGCCTCGCCGCGTCCCGGTGCGTCTGCAAGGCGTGGCGTGCCATCATCGACGGCCGCCGGCTGCTCAAGGACCTCCCGTCCTACTCGCTGACCGGTATATTCTTCCACCTGAACGGCGAGCCGCTCCCCAGATACTTCTCGCCCGCCTCATCGTCCGTGAACATCGACCCGTTGGACTACGTGGATACCGGCTCCGATGCCATTAAGTGCTTGGCAATCACGCAGCACTGCAACGGCCTCCTCCTGCTCAACGACGGCGACTGTAAAGAGTCATGGGTGCTTAATCCCGCTACACGGCAGTGGACGCACCTGCCTACTCCTCCACCCATGTGCACACCGGGCATGGAGGACGTTGATCATGTAGATCGTTACATGGACTTCCATGATCGATACCTCGTGTTTGATCCCGCGGTGTCACCGCACTATGAGGTCTTCTTAAGCAAGTACGTTCCCTTTATTCCGTTGTCAGATATTAACAAATTGGTGGATCCTCGTATACAAGAGAGAGAATGGCCACCGTcgatttttgttttgcttgtctTCTCGTCGAGGACAACGAGGTGGGAGGAGAGATCTTTTGTTCGTGAAGGGGAGGCCGCGGGGACCATCCGCAACATGTTACACGTTCCTCCGTCCAACCACTGGTATGCCGCATACTGGCAGGGATCACTTTACTACCGCCAACATGGCGTGTTCATGAG AGTAAACTTGTCAAACCATAATTACCAAGTAATTAAGCCGCCGAAAGGTTCCCAGAAATATCTTTTTGGCCATTATTTAGGAAAATCTAAGAATGGTGTATATTGTGCATTAGATCATGGCCCCAAACTTCGGATTTGGTACCTCGTCGAAACAGGTGATCAGATAAAATGGGTCTTAAAGTGCAGCATCAACGATAGTTCTTACCACAAAACTCTACTTGGATTTCATCCAAACAAAGAGACCGTCTTTGTCTTCCAAAGACCCTCCAAAAGAGTAATGGCTTACCATTTCAATAGCTCCAAGACCGAAGACTTGGGCCCCTTAACTGCAGACCGCGTATGGCTGTCTTTCCCATACACATTGTGTTTGATGGGAGAGCTTTCAAGCAACAAGCAGTAG
- the LOC109785043 gene encoding putative disease resistance protein RGA1, with protein MAWETFKEVAGVFADITACREFFGWVTPSILAARHQLLGEISTTVQHQIQVEREQFRHLENDIWKLETTMPKMLDLIERVEWQSHKEPAAKLLPHIKDAVYDAEDFFDEFKYYALKLKLEESKSSGENHMHAAFREFFESVHHCDHFNKVKEIQGNLDHIYHQSKDLRLHKEPLKFDKSFRPDTSAFSMVPQIFGREEELKHLVQMLGVHTSKRGRTNREASSTVLRVLPIFGMGGVGKTTIAQQICNDAKVKEHFDCIIWLCVSDDFNIKRLTKEILEHMEQDTTSDNLNYLMSKLASCVESKRFLLVLDDMWGDTIRDGGEEWEKFCMPLRKALQGSMILVTTRFFKVANLVSTGMKSFELEGLQDAVFWEFFKLCAFGSNRSCNDLELECIGKDILPKLKGSPLAAKTLGRLLQRDLSTTHWESILTSELWQLEQDVADILPALRLSYMYLPPLLKKCFSLCAMYPKDHQFDKMFLTDIWIAQGYVEPQEASLCFDELVKDHSFREQLNKITKLKRLCNKKKLRSLVCNELYKSANDFYPVIDCWFRNLPKVRVLSFRLSRVRQLPESMGNLKHLRYLCLLGSPTFSTLPSSVCHLHLLKAIEAKDCVFQSFPEGFSDAISLQKIKSKRFSYNKDHSNTLWIEWTGDQPIQMMEKQIEVLPHWNLQQLRIWRYGGESCPSWLRPNLLPGLSFLDFHECMNIQSVSIFGPYICDPDQADNLHRLEILKITDCPKINWQSFVAFPTSLRTIYLLNFGYFTDHFVRSFQNLSFLAHLEIRSEWLTYIPLQVWSSNLPSLKYLQMNRCASLVSVGVSEASSSNNIGAFSSLDVLYITDCTKLLSLDEFLTPAYLPVVKEIWIMNGRELMSLPGDRFHGFSCLQKLTIEHCPMLNTQTVLTLPSSLKKFRLEACQSIESIDIRQLGGTPALEELKIVHCSTLRSIGGSVAVAHVESVFILDCPELTEVRQPLRRGGWYNYLFDEI; from the exons ATGGCCTGGGAAACATTCAAGGAAGTTGCTGGTGTATTTGCAGACATCACTGCATGTCGAGAATTTTTTGGCTGGGTCACGCCAAGCATCCTAGCAGCCCGACATCAGCTGCTGGGCGAAATCAGCACAACTGTGCAACACCAAATTCAGGTGGAAAGAGAGCAGTTTCGTCATTTGGAGAATGACATTTGGAAGCTCGAGACAACTATGCCCAAGATGCTTGACCTTATTGAACGTGTTGAGTGGCAGAGCCATAAGGAACCAGCAGCCAAACTTCTCCCACACATCAAGGATGCAGTTTATGATGCAGAGGACTTTTTTGATGAGTTCAAATATTATGCACTCAAGTTGAAGCTTGAGGAGAGCAAGAGTTCAGGTGAAAACCACATGCATGCTGCCTTTCGAGAGTTCTTCGAAAGTGTCCATCATTGTGACCACTTTAACAAAGTGAAGGAAATCCAAGGTAATCTAGATCACATCTATCACCAGTCGAAGGATTTAAGATTGCATAAAGAACCATTGAAGTTTGACAAATCATTTAGGCCAGACACAAGTGCTTTTTCCATGGTGCCACAAATATTTGGGCGTGAAGAAGAACTAAAGCACTTGGTCCAAATGCTAGGAGTACATACAAGCAAGAGAGGGAGGACTAACCGTGAAGCAAGCTCAACTGTGTTGCGCGTGCTTCCCATATTTGGTATGGGGGGTGTCGGAAAAACAACTATAGCACAACAAATCTGCAATGATGCAAAAGTGAAGGAGCACTTTGACTGCATTATTTGGTTGTGTGTTTCTGATGATTTTAATATAAAGAGGTTAACTAAAGAGATTCTGGAGCATATGGAACAAGATACAACATCTGATAATCTGAATTATCTAATGAGTAAACTGGCTAGTTGTGTGGAATCGAAAAGGTTCTTACTTGTCCTTGATGACATGTGGGGTGATACCATTAGAGATGGTGGGGAGGAGTGGGAGAAATTTTGCATGCCTTTGAGAAAGGCTCTTCAAGGAAGTATGATTTTGGTCACCACAAGATTTTTTAAGGTTGCTAATCTAGTCAGCACTGGCATGAAGAGCTTTGAGTTGGAGGGCTTGCAAGATGCTGTTTTTTGGGAGTTCTTCAAATTATGTGCATTTGGATCCAATAGGAGTTGCAACGACCTAGAGTTGGAGTGCATTGGAAAAGACATACTTCCTAAGTTGAAGGGTTCTCCCTTGGCTGCCAAAACTCTTGGACGCTTGTTGCAAAGGGACCTAAGCACAACACATTGGGAATCTATATTGACAAGTGAGTTGTGGCAATTAGAACAAGATGTGGCTGACATTCTGCCAGCCCTTAGATTGAGTTATATGTACCTACCACCATTATTGAAGAAGTGCTTCTCACTTTGTGCAATGTATCCCAAAGATCACCAATTTGATAAAATGTTTTTAACCGATATTTGGATAGCACAAGGATATGTGGAACCTCAAGAGGCATCCTTGTGTTTTGATGAGCTTGTAAAGGATCATTCTTTCAGAGAGCAGCTGAACAAAATAACAA AATTGAAGAGGTTATGCAACAAGAAAAAATTGCGATCCCTGGTGTGCAATGAATTGTACAAAAGTGCAAACGATTTTTATCCCGTGATTGACTGTTGGTTCAGGAATCTCCCTAAAGTCCGTGTACTGAGTTTTAGGCTGTCCAGAGTAAGGCAGTTACCTGAGAGCATGGGCAACTTGAAGCATCTACGGTACCTTTGTTTACTCGGAAGTCCTACTTTCAGCACCCTTCCTTCATCGGTTTGTCATCTACACCTTCTCAAGGCTATAGAAGCTAAGGATTGTGTGTTTCAGAGTTTCCCTGAAGGCTTCAGTGATGCCATCAGCTTACAAAAAATAAAATCAAAGCGCTTTAGTTATAACAAGGATCACTCTAACACACTCTGGATAGAATGGACTGGTGATCAGCCAATACAAATGATGGAGAAGCAGATTGAAGTGTTGCCTCACTGGAATCTCCAACAATTGAGAATATGGCGTTATGGAGGTGAATCTTGTCCTAGTTGGCTTCGTCCTAACCTCCTGCCAGGGTTAAGTTTCCTGGACTTTCATGAATGCATGAATATTCAGAGTGTATCAATTTTTGGCCCGTACATATGTGATCCAGACCAGGCAGACAATCTTCACCGGCTTGAAATTTTGAAGATCACAGATTGTCCTAAAATCAATTGGCAAAGTTTTGTGGCCTTCCCCACTTCTCTTAGAACGATTTACCTACTGAACTTTGGGTATTTCACGGATCACTTTGTGAGATCCTTTCAGAACCTCAGCTTCCTCGCCCACTTGGAAATACGGAGCGAATGGTTAACATATATTCCCTTGCAAGTCTGGAGTAGCAATTTACCATCCCTTAAGTATCTACAAATGAACCGATGCGCCTCTCTTGTATCAGTTGGGGTCTCTGAAGCAAGCAGCAGCAACAACATTGGAGCATTCTCATCCCTTGATGTTCTATATATTACAGACTGCACGAAATTGTTGAGCCTTGATGAATTCCTGACGCCTGCTTATCTACCTGTTGTGAAGGAAATTTGGATTATGAATGGTAGGGAATTGATGTCCCTGCCAGGTGATAGGTTCCATGGGTTTTCTTGTTTGCAGAAGCTGACTATTGAACATTGTCCTATGTTAAATACACAGACGGTACTAACATTACCATCCTCCCTTAAGAAGTTCCGGTTGGAAGCATGTCAAAGCATAGAGTCCATCGACATTCGCCAGCTGGGGGGTACTCCAGCGCTGGAGGAATTGAAAATAGTACACTGTTCAACCCTCAGATCCATTGGTGGTTCAGTAGCAGTTGCTCATGTAGAGTCCGTGTTTATTCTTGATTGCCCAGAGCTGACAGAAGTAAGACAACCTCTTCGACGAGGAGGCTG GTACAACTATTTATTTGATGAAATATGA